TCAGCTACCGAGACGCAGGCGGGCCTCCACTGCTCACACTGCCGGAGGACCAGTTCCCGGTTCCGTCCAGCGGCGAGGGCGACCACCTGGAGGCGCTCCGGGTGGGCGGCGGCCACCTCCAGGGTGGAGGTCCCGATGGAACCGGTGGAGCCGAGGATGGCGAGTCTTCTCATGGTGCCGCTTTCTCTAGCTGAGCCCATGCACGAAGTGCACATAGGCGAACAGGGCAGGGGCGGTGTAGACCAGACTGTCCACCCGGTCCAGCATGCCCCCATGCCCGGGGATGCCGCGCATGCCCATGTTGGAGTCCTTCACATCCACACTCCGCTTCCAGGCGCTCTCCGCCAGGTCCCCCAGGATGCCCATGACCCCCAGGATGAGGCCGATGAGGACGGCGTCCACGGGGGACCAATCCGGGCAGACGAAGGCCCGGATCAGGAAGGCCCCGATGACATTGCCGGCCAGGTTGCCCAGGGCACCCTCCCAGGACTTCTTGGGGCTGATGCGGGCGGCCAGCTTGTGCCGCCCCAGCAGGGTGCCCACGAAGTAGGCGGCGGTGTCCCCGAACCAGGTGATGAGGTAGAGGGCCAGGATGAGGCGGGCTCCGGTGTTGGTGCGGGTGGTGGTGTTGAACATGAAGAGTTTCATCTGGAAGCCCAGGCCAAGGCCCAGATAGAGGGCCCCCATCCAGGTGATGGCCTGGTTGCTGAGGGCGTCCTTCAGGGGATCCTTCCGGAGGAGCATCATGCCGAAGTGGATGATGAGGCTCATCAGGGCCAGGGCGAGCCAGAGGGGGAGGGCATCCTCGCCGCCGCCCGAGAGGTAGAAGTGGACGATGAGGAGGACGGCACCCAGGGTGCCCGCACAGGTGGAGGGGGCGAGGCCCGCCTTGCGGCCCATGGCCGTCATCTCGCGCACCCCCATCCAGGCGGCCAGAAGGAGCAGGACCAGGTAGATGGCCTTGGCGACGGGACTCTCCCCGAACCACAGGAGGGTCCCGAAGCAGGCGATGAAGACGATGGCTGAGCCCATCCGTTTGGCGAGGTTCTTCCTGTCCAGGGTCCGGGCTGGGGTCGGGGTCATGCGGTCTCCATTCAGAGGCCTCCGAAGCGGCGTTCGCGGGAGGCATAGACGGCCAGGGCTCCCCGGAAGCGCTCCGCATGGAAGTCCGGCCAGAGGCAGTCGGTGACGTGGATCTCGGCGTAGGCGAGCTGCCAGAGCAGGAAGTTGGAGATCCGGAGTTCGCCGGAGGTGCGGATGAGGAAGTCCACATCGGGGACGCCGGCGGTCCAGAGGCGATCCGCCAGGGCCTGCTCGGTGAGCTCCTCGGGCTTCAGGCCATCCTGGATGCAGCGTTGGGCGGCCTGGACAATCTCCAGGCGGGAGCCGTAGTTCACCGCCAGATGGAAGGTCAGTCCCGTGTTGGCGGCGGTCTTCGCCTCCAGGGCGCGGATATCGGCCTGGACCCCCTGGGGCAGCCCCTCGAGGGCCCCCAGGTGGTGGAAGCGGATGTTGTTGGCCATCAGCTTGGGGAGGAAGATCCGCAGGTACATCCGCAGGAGGGCCATGAGCCCCATCACCTCCAGGGCCGGGCGCTTCCAGTTCTCCGTGGAGAAGGCGTAGAGGCTCAAGTGCCGGACTCCCGCCTCGCTCGCAGCCTCCAGGATCTCCTCAGCGACCCGGACCCCCTCCTTGTGTCCCTTGATCCGCGGCAGCCCCCGCTGGGCCGCCCACCGACCGTTTCCGTCCATGATGATGGCGACGTGATGCGGAATGCTCATGCCAACTGCTCCCCCGCATCGGACGGGACGGGACCCGTACCCAGTGCCTCGTGTATCCGCGGAGCGGATACCGAGATGATGGCGACGTGATGCGGAATGCTCATGCCAACTGCTCCCCCGCATCGGACGGGACGGGACCCGCACCCAGAGCCTCGCGTATCCGCGGAGCGGATACCGAGATGATGGCGACGTGGTGTGGGATGCTCATGCGAACTGCTCCCCCGCATCGGACGGGACGGGACCCGCACCCAGAGCCTCGCGTATCCGCGGAGCGGATACCGAGATGATGGCGACGTGGTGTGGGATGCTCATGCCAGGAAGGCAAGGTCCGGGCGCGCCCCTCCCTGCATCCGGGGTGGATTCGGGGGCAGCGGCATGGCACCGCAGGGCTGGACGGACTGGGTTCAAGGCGGGCACTCCCGGGGGACCTGGGCATGAGGTCCGCAAATTCTACCATATGGCCCCAATCCGCCCGGGAGGGGCGGCCGAGTCCTGCTAGGCTAGGGTGCAATACCTCATGGACGGACCCTTATGGTTCAATTCAATACCCGCGCCAATGAGATCCTGCTGAAGCTGGTCTACTACGGCCCCGGTCTCTCGGGGAAGACGACCAACCTGCAGGCTTTGCACGCGATGTGCCAGGAGGAGAACCGGGGCGAGCTCTTCTCCGTCAATACCCAGGAGGACCGCACCCTCTTCTTCGATCTGCTGCCCATCAACTTGGGGTACATCTACGGCAACGCCATCCACCTGCAGATCTACACCGTGCCCGGTCAGGTCCAGTACGATGCCAGCCGACGGGTGGTCCTGGGAGGGGCGGATGGAGTGGTCTTCGTCGCTGACTCCAGTGAGGAGAAGATGCAGGAGAATGTGGACTCGCTGTCCAACCTGTATCACAACCTCAACGCCAACCGGCTGAACATCAAGCAGATCCCCTTTGTCCTCCAGTACAACAAGCGGGACCTGGCGGACGCCATGCCCGTGGGGGTCATGAACCGGCGCCTGAACTTCCGCTCGGTCCCCTACTTCGAGGCCACGGCCAGCCAGGGGGCAGGGGTCCTGGAGACCTTCATGGCCATCGCCCGGGAGACGGTGAGCTCCACCTTCCGGAAGTATCATCTGGACAAGAAGATCAAGGACTTCGACGAGATGCTGAATCTCATCGACTCCAACATCCGCACCAGCATGCACGAGCTGCCCCCGCCCTCCGAAGCGGCCCCGGCCAAGCCTGAGACTACGGTGCTCCGGCACACCGATGTCAGCGTCGCCGAGCTGGTGCCCGGCAAGGTGACCGATCCCCAGGATCTGCTTGAGGATGCCCTCAAGTCCAACATGGAGACGGCGCGTCTCTACTCGGAACTCAAGCAGGCCAAGGACGGTCTGGAGAAGAAGAACCAGGAGATCCTGGGGCTCTGCGCCCAGCTGGAGAAGGCCAACCAGGACAACCTCAAGACCCGCCGCTACCTGGAGGGGCTCATTCAGAGCGTGGGGGAGGCGGTGGTCTCCTTCGCCACCGACGGCCGGATCCTCACCTGGAATGCCGCCGCCGAGCAGATCTTCGGATACTCCCGGGCCGAGATTGTGGGGCATACCTTCCACCAGCTCACGCCCCAGCACCGGGCGGGGGAGCTGAATCAGGCCATGAACCAGGTGGCCCAGGGCCGCGTCCTGCGGGATGTGGCCACCACCCGGCTGCGGAAGAGCGGAGTCGAGTTCCCCTGCTCCATCACCTATGCCCCCATCCGGGGCAACGAGGACCGGGTGCTGGCCTTCTCGGCCCTGGTGAGGGACCTGGGGGAGCAACGGGATCTGGAGCACAAGGTGAGGGAGTTGGAGGTGGGCTCCTCCCTGGCCCGGATCATGCCGCCGCTCTTCAACGAGCTGGCCAACCGCCTGAGTCCCATCCTCCTCCAGAAGGGTCTCCTTCTTGAGGACAGCTCCGGAGCCCATCAGCCGGAACGGATCGCCAAGCTCCTGAGGACGGTGGAGGCCGTCCAGAACCTGGTCAAGCCCTTGATGATGGTCCTGTCCCCCTCCACGCCCCGCAAGGCCATGCACAATCTGAACTCGCTCCTCCAGGAGGCCGTCAGGCGGGTGGAGAGTGAGTCCGCCGCCTCCGGCGTGGCCCTGGACTGCTCGCTGGACCCAGCCCTTCCGGACTGTGCTGTGGATGGCGAGCAGGTCCGGGAGGCCTTCTTCAACCTGGTGCGCAGCAGCGTCTACGCCGCGGCGCGTTCCACCGCCAAGCGGGTCCGGATCGGCACCCGTCGGGTGGGCTCGGCACTGCAGCTGGTGAGCCAGGACACGGGCGAGGCCATCAGCGAGGCCGATCACAAGCGGATCTTCGAGCTCTCCGGGGCCTCGGATATGGAGTCCCTGGGCTTGGCCGCCGCCGCTGCGGTCGTGAAGGCCCATGGCGGTCGCATCAATGTCCGCAGTCAGCGGGGCATCGGCAATGCCTATCTTCTGGAGTTCCCCATGTCTGAAGCGACATCAGCGCCCAGTCAGGTCAGTGGTCTCGAGGGGCAGAGCATTCTGGTTGTAGACGATGAACCCTTCCTGTTAGAGTGCCTCGTGGATGCCCTGGAGTCCTGGGGCTATCGGGCCACACCCTGCACCTCCGGCGAGGAGGCGATCCGGATCCTTGAGACGCAGGACTTCGATCTGCTGGTTTCCGACATCCGGATGCCTGGTTTCTCAGGCATCCAGCTCTACGACTGGCTCTCGGCCAACAAGCCGGGGATCCTCAAGCGGGTGCTGTTCACCACCGGGGACGCCTTTGATCCCGAGACCCGCGCATTCCTTGAAACACATGGTCTTCCCAGCCTGGGCAAGCCCTTTGACCTCCGCAAGCTCAACGAGGCGCTTGCCGGTCTGAAGGCCAGGATCGACTAGCCTGGGAGCATCCTTCCTCCAAGGAGCAGACATGAGACATCGTTGGGCGATTCTGCTGGTTTGTGGAGTTGGCCTGATCGGGCAGACCCTGCCCCAGACCCGGGAGCTGGAGCGTCTGGGCGAGGGGGGCCGGGAGGTCCTGGTCCTGGGGATCGATGGCCAGGGCTTTGAGGCCCTGCGCCCGACCCAGCGCAAGTACGCCTACTACCTCTACCGTGCGGCGATCGCCGGGGATGACATCGCCTACCTGCAGAACCATCGCTATGCCCTGGACATCAAGGAGCTCTTCGAGGTGCTCTACCTCCACCGGGAGGGCATGGATGCCGAGACCGTGGCCGGCATCGAGGACTACCTCAAGCAGGTCTGGGTCAATCACGGCCAGTACCGGCACTGGGACCATACCAAGTTCGTGCCCGCCAAGCTCAGCTATGCCCAGCTCCAGAAGGCGGTGAAGGTGGCCCGGAAGAACGGGGCCCAGTTCCACTTCACCAAGGGCGAGCCCGTGGAGAGGGCTCTGGTGCGCCTCAAGCCCGCCATCTTCGACCCCAGGGTGGAGCCTGTCCTGGTGGACCAGACCCCCGGGAAGGATCCCATCCGCGGAAGCGCCAGTGCCCTCTATGACCCCGGGTTGACGCTCCGGGAGATCCAGGCGCTGCCTGCCGAGACCCAGGCCCGGTTGAATGTCCGCTTTGCGCGGAAGGGGAAGCGGGCGGTGGCCGAGCCTTTCAAGATCGATGGGGTCTATGGGGAGCAGCTGGAGCGGGTGGCCTACTGGCTCAAGAAGGCTGCCGGCTACGTGGACAACCGGACGGTGGAGAAGGAGGTGGAGAAGGAGGGCGTCAAGGTCCGGAAGCTCCGCTCCGAGCCCGACCCAGTCCAGAAGGCGGCCCTGGATCAGCTGGTGGCCTACTACGAAACCGGGGATCCGGCGCGCTTCCAGGATCATTGCGTGGCCTGGGTGAAGACCCGTGGGGCGGTGGACTATCTCAACGGCTTCCATGAGGTCTACAAGGACCCCAGAGGGGTCATCGGGGCCTTTGAGGCCAACGTCTCAGTCGTCCAGAAGACCGAGGCGCTGGACAAGCTGAGCGGCAATGCCCTCTATTTCGAGACCAGGATGCCCTGGAAGGATGCCTGGAAGCGGACTCAGGTGGAGCCGCCTGTGGCCATCTCGGTCCAAGCTCTCGTGGGCACCGCTGATGGCGGGCCCATCAGCCCCGCGGCCTACAACCTCCCCAACAGCAGCGCCTTCCGGAAGGAGTACGGTGCCAGGAATGTGATGCTCCAGAACGTCATGCTGGCTGAGAGCCCGGCGATCCGGGAGAAGACCCTGGAGGCCTTCTTCACACCGGAGGACCGGGAGCTGGTGGCCCGCCTGGGGGACAGTGCCTGGATATGGAATGTCTATCTTCACGAGGTGATCGGTCATGGCAGTGGCCAAGCCGACCCCTCCCTGGCCGGCGTGGATCCCTCCGTGAAGCTGGGCGGGGTCTATGGCGCCCTGGAGGAGGGCCGGGCTGAGGCCATTGCCCTCTACCAGGCTGGCGACCCCAAGCTGGTGGAGATCGGAGCGGTCAGTGCGGAGGACCAGGGCGCCTTCGTGAAGGCGATGTACCTCCGGCTTCTGACCCGGCAGCTCCGGGCCAATGGCGAGGCCACCGAGGCCAGCTTCCGGGGGGCCCACAACCGTGGTCGGCAGGCGATCCTGCGCTACCTGACCCAACCTGGCAAGGACTCCGGAGTTGCGGTGCTGGAGCGGGACGGGCATCTCTTCGTCCAGGTCACGGATGTGGCCAAAGCCCACCTGGTGGTGGGCGAGCTCCTGGAGAAGCTCCAGGGCTTCAAGTCCATGGGGGACCGCGCCGGGGCCGAGACCTTCTTCACCGCGTACGGTGATGCCGTGGATCCCGCCTGGCAGAAGGACACCCGGGTGCGCCTGGAGGCCCTGGCCCGACCCCGCAGCACCGCCTTTGTCTTCCCTGCGCTGATCCCGGTGGTGGAGGAGAGGGAAGGCCGCCAGATCCTCAAGGATGTGAAGCTGGAGAGCCGCGAGACCCTTACCGAGCAGATGCTGCGCTACCGTGCTCTGGGCGGCAGCCGCGAGCTTGCCCCCAAATAAGGCTGGACCTGTGCTGACGAGGGGCCCCTGCTGGGGCCTCTTTGCATGCTGATCATCGGCTTGCAGCCCGTGACCTCAGTCCGCGAAACCGTCCGCGAGATCCACCACGGTCATGCTTCCGTAGACCTTGTGGGCACCGATGGCCGCCCCGGCGATGTGGAACTCAGGATCGAAGAGGTTTTTGCGGTGCCCCCGGTCGGGCACACCGTCATCAATGACCAACTGCAGCATGGTCATCCGGGGCTGCTCTGGGCCGTAGTTGATGATCTCGCCGCAGATCTGCACCGGTCCTTGCCGCAGGATCCGCTGCTGAAGGGTGGAGCCGCCGGGCCCGCGGTGTCCTGTCTGCCCGGTGGGTCCCTGTTCCCGCACAAGCTCCAGGGAGGAGCGGAAGAGCCGCTCGGAGAAGGAGAGGGGCTCCCGGGGGGGGACGCTCTCCAGGAAGGCCACGGCCCCATCCAGGGCGGCCACCCCCTCCTGGGTCCGGATGGGGATGCGCCCCGGCAGGCGCCAGAGGGTGCCATCGAAGTGGACCCGCAGGCTCTTCAAGTAGGCCGCATAAGCCCTGGGGAACTTCCGGATCCGGTTGATCTCCAGAACCACGGCCTGCTCCTCCTGGGAGGAGATCACGGCCTCGTCGGGAGGGCGTGGGCCAGGGGACTCTCCGGCTGCCAGGAGGAGGACGAAGGCCAGGGGCAGGGGCAGCACCGGCTCAGTCCTCGCCCTTCCGGGGGCGTCCCTCCGGGTCGAAGAGGTAGCCGACGCTCCGGACGGTATGCACCCATTGGGGGCGGTGAGGATCCGACTCCATGGCCCGGCGGATCCGCACGATGAAGTTGTCCACGGTGCGGGAGGTCGGGTAGGCCTCCTCCCCCCAGACCTTGTCCAGGATGTCCGAGCGGCTGATGACCTGTCCGGGGTTTTCCATGAGGAGCTTGAGGATCATGCACTCCTTCACGCCGAGCTGGAAGGGGCCGCCGGGCCCATCGCCGCAGTAGTTCTCGAAGTCGACCCAGTACGGGCCGAATGCCTGGCGGCCCGCCATGGAGCGGCTGCGGTACCAGGCCTCCCGGCGGAGGATGGCCCGGATGCGGAGCAGGAGCTCCTTCACCTGGAAAGGCTTTCCCAGGTAGTCGTCTCCGCCGGTCTCGAAGCCCTGGACCCGGTCGTCCTCGGTGTTCTTGGCGGTGAGGAAGAGGATGGGGGTGCGGTTGCGGGCTGCGCGGACCCGGTCACAGACCGTGAAGCCGTCGAGCCCAGGCAGCATGACATCGAGGAGTACCAGGTCGAAGCTGTCCCCCAGGATGCGCTGCAGGCCCTCATCGCCGCGGGTCACCCACTCGCAGGCCATGCCCTCCAGCTCCAGGTTCAGCTTGACGCCCTCGGCCAGGCTCAGCTCGTCCTCCACCAGCAGAATCCTGGGCTTGTCCATGTTGATCACCTCGCTTTGTCTAGACATTATGGGCTTTCCGGCAGGGATGGAAGGCTTCGGAGGTCTGCTGCGTCACCCGGCCGGTGGTGGCACTAGAATGGGGAAGCGGAGAACTCTATGATCCAGCCTTATCTCAGTGTGGTCATCCCCATCTACAACGAGGAGGACAACATCCCAGTGCTCTGGGAGCGGCTCTCCACCACGCTGAGGGGGCACTTCACCGAGGCGGCGCGGGACTGGGAGGTCATCTTCACGGATGATGGCAGCCGGGACCGTAGCCTGGAGATGCTGGCGGAGATCGCAGCAGGTGAACCCAGGGTGTCGGTGGTGGAGTTCAACCGGAACTACGGCCAGCACAGCGCCATCTTCGGAGCCTTCGCGCAGGTGAAGGGGAAGGTGGTGGTCACCCTGGATGCCGATCTTCAGAATCCACCTGAGG
The sequence above is drawn from the uncultured Holophaga sp. genome and encodes:
- a CDS encoding response regulator transcription factor, which produces MSRQSEVINMDKPRILLVEDELSLAEGVKLNLELEGMACEWVTRGDEGLQRILGDSFDLVLLDVMLPGLDGFTVCDRVRAARNRTPILFLTAKNTEDDRVQGFETGGDDYLGKPFQVKELLLRIRAILRREAWYRSRSMAGRQAFGPYWVDFENYCGDGPGGPFQLGVKECMILKLLMENPGQVISRSDILDKVWGEEAYPTSRTVDNFIVRIRRAMESDPHRPQWVHTVRSVGYLFDPEGRPRKGED
- a CDS encoding PAS domain S-box protein, whose product is MVQFNTRANEILLKLVYYGPGLSGKTTNLQALHAMCQEENRGELFSVNTQEDRTLFFDLLPINLGYIYGNAIHLQIYTVPGQVQYDASRRVVLGGADGVVFVADSSEEKMQENVDSLSNLYHNLNANRLNIKQIPFVLQYNKRDLADAMPVGVMNRRLNFRSVPYFEATASQGAGVLETFMAIARETVSSTFRKYHLDKKIKDFDEMLNLIDSNIRTSMHELPPPSEAAPAKPETTVLRHTDVSVAELVPGKVTDPQDLLEDALKSNMETARLYSELKQAKDGLEKKNQEILGLCAQLEKANQDNLKTRRYLEGLIQSVGEAVVSFATDGRILTWNAAAEQIFGYSRAEIVGHTFHQLTPQHRAGELNQAMNQVAQGRVLRDVATTRLRKSGVEFPCSITYAPIRGNEDRVLAFSALVRDLGEQRDLEHKVRELEVGSSLARIMPPLFNELANRLSPILLQKGLLLEDSSGAHQPERIAKLLRTVEAVQNLVKPLMMVLSPSTPRKAMHNLNSLLQEAVRRVESESAASGVALDCSLDPALPDCAVDGEQVREAFFNLVRSSVYAAARSTAKRVRIGTRRVGSALQLVSQDTGEAISEADHKRIFELSGASDMESLGLAAAAAVVKAHGGRINVRSQRGIGNAYLLEFPMSEATSAPSQVSGLEGQSILVVDDEPFLLECLVDALESWGYRATPCTSGEEAIRILETQDFDLLVSDIRMPGFSGIQLYDWLSANKPGILKRVLFTTGDAFDPETRAFLETHGLPSLGKPFDLRKLNEALAGLKARID
- the uppS gene encoding polyprenyl diphosphate synthase, which gives rise to MSIPHHVAIIMDGNGRWAAQRGLPRIKGHKEGVRVAEEILEAASEAGVRHLSLYAFSTENWKRPALEVMGLMALLRMYLRIFLPKLMANNIRFHHLGALEGLPQGVQADIRALEAKTAANTGLTFHLAVNYGSRLEIVQAAQRCIQDGLKPEELTEQALADRLWTAGVPDVDFLIRTSGELRISNFLLWQLAYAEIHVTDCLWPDFHAERFRGALAVYASRERRFGGL
- a CDS encoding CAP domain-containing protein: MLPLPLAFVLLLAAGESPGPRPPDEAVISSQEEQAVVLEINRIRKFPRAYAAYLKSLRVHFDGTLWRLPGRIPIRTQEGVAALDGAVAFLESVPPREPLSFSERLFRSSLELVREQGPTGQTGHRGPGGSTLQQRILRQGPVQICGEIINYGPEQPRMTMLQLVIDDGVPDRGHRKNLFDPEFHIAGAAIGAHKVYGSMTVVDLADGFAD
- a CDS encoding phosphatidate cytidylyltransferase — its product is MTPTPARTLDRKNLAKRMGSAIVFIACFGTLLWFGESPVAKAIYLVLLLLAAWMGVREMTAMGRKAGLAPSTCAGTLGAVLLIVHFYLSGGGEDALPLWLALALMSLIIHFGMMLLRKDPLKDALSNQAITWMGALYLGLGLGFQMKLFMFNTTTRTNTGARLILALYLITWFGDTAAYFVGTLLGRHKLAARISPKKSWEGALGNLAGNVIGAFLIRAFVCPDWSPVDAVLIGLILGVMGILGDLAESAWKRSVDVKDSNMGMRGIPGHGGMLDRVDSLVYTAPALFAYVHFVHGLS